The following proteins come from a genomic window of Galactobacillus timonensis:
- a CDS encoding DNA-directed RNA polymerase subunit beta: protein MAYMENKQQAYRLTNFGPKSVRRDYSKVSAGLDLPDLTEIQTASFEWFVKEGIQEVFDDVFPISNYAGNIKLKFLNYEFGEPKYDIAECKYREVNYCAPLKANMELEIVDQETGEIIQKHDEIFLGDFPMMTPGGTFIINGAERVIVSQIVRSPGAYFSIENEEHTGADTYACELIPSRGTWLEFMTDEKKAALGRLVNVSIDRRRKILSTILFKAIGMSLDKISGDNAFDTTEIQKFLKALRFELYPDVVVDDEQREYLNDYMLLYTSVFGNYEEIRNTLAADKTATTRDALLTVYENQRADDIATIDGAITTMDQKFFDYRRYDMLKVGRYKVNKKLGVLDRLVGYRLKSDLAGADGSVVFKKNRKITKADRSLLRDEFNKGISCRALPFKHEFSHPTVAEMQTSWTKALVGRVLAEDVEGKKHSWQKGTVITPEDAKLLAKEADSVKVWSCVYADGIEVTNDNVSAVLNYGSRLYVIGRATVGGEDITREDGTVLVGRYIVDEPVMTLTADDKSAIVNAVMDGRKVTIWLVGACVQEVTILNDDDTPVKVIGTDPLGDKHTITMSDMYALYDYQLTMLDGIGSVDDIDMLGNRRIRTVGELLQNQFRVGLSRMERNVKEKMSIADASGMTPKQLTNTNPLKAAMKEFFSSSQLSQFMDQENPLAMLSNKRRISALGPGGLTRERAGFEVRDIHNSHYGRICPIETPEGPNIGLINYLASYARIDEYGFIETPYRRVVNGCVTNDIVYMPADEEADHVIAQAIKLDGDKIVPDENGTVVARIAGETVNADLKDVDFCDVTPMQVVSVATACVPFLENDDGHRALMGANMQRQAVPLLDPHSPYVGTGVEYRIAHDSGAACLSTTDGTVTYVDAGKIVVTDDQGVEHTYDLTKFRRSNASTCINQRPIVEDGEHVTRGEILADGPAMNNGELALGQNVLVAFMTWHGYNYEDAIIMSERMVRDDIYTSVHIEEYDLECRDTKLGAEEITRDIPNVAESACRNLDTRGIVMVGAEVKEGDILVGKVTPKGQSEVTPEEKLLLAIFGEKSREVRDNSLKVPHGGAGIVHSVRVFNRKEDHELAPGVNEVVKVYVAQKRKITEGDKMAGRHGNKGVISRINPIEDMPFMEDGTPIDIMLNPFGVPSRMNIGQVLELHLGMAASRLGVKFAGPVFDGITSDELDDVMKEAGVKYKYLLRDGQTGEVFDEPISVGVMYMIKLAHMVDDKLHARATGPYSLVTQQPLGGKAQNGGQRFGEMEVWALEAYGAAHTLQEMMTVKSDDIMGRTKTYEAIEKGRDLPEPGVPESFRVMVHELQALALDVEMMDDEGNMMDLKHLEQEELKEETTLDMSHQRIVNDVQENPGDLTVQDQKNIEDNPEEAAVVGLGEEESSKEDNE from the coding sequence ATGGCATACATGGAAAACAAGCAGCAGGCATACCGCTTAACGAATTTCGGCCCAAAGAGTGTCCGGCGCGACTATTCCAAGGTCTCGGCCGGCCTTGATCTTCCGGATCTTACGGAAATTCAGACGGCCTCATTCGAGTGGTTCGTGAAAGAGGGAATTCAGGAGGTTTTTGACGATGTTTTCCCGATTTCTAACTATGCCGGCAATATCAAGCTGAAATTTCTGAATTACGAGTTCGGTGAGCCGAAGTACGACATTGCTGAGTGCAAGTATCGTGAAGTGAACTACTGTGCACCGCTCAAGGCGAATATGGAACTCGAGATCGTCGATCAGGAGACCGGCGAAATCATTCAGAAACACGATGAAATCTTCCTCGGCGACTTCCCGATGATGACGCCGGGCGGAACTTTCATCATCAATGGTGCAGAACGGGTTATCGTTTCTCAGATCGTCCGTTCTCCGGGTGCCTACTTCTCGATTGAGAATGAGGAGCACACGGGTGCAGATACCTACGCATGCGAACTGATTCCGAGCCGCGGCACGTGGCTGGAGTTCATGACCGATGAAAAGAAGGCTGCCCTCGGCCGCCTGGTCAACGTTTCCATCGACCGGCGCCGGAAGATCCTTTCGACGATTCTTTTCAAGGCCATTGGTATGTCGCTTGATAAGATTTCCGGCGACAATGCATTTGATACGACAGAGATTCAGAAGTTCCTTAAGGCTCTGCGTTTTGAACTGTATCCGGATGTTGTCGTTGACGACGAGCAGCGTGAATATCTGAATGATTATATGCTGCTGTATACCAGCGTCTTCGGAAACTACGAAGAGATCCGTAACACGCTGGCAGCTGATAAGACTGCTACGACGCGTGATGCTCTGCTGACGGTTTATGAGAACCAGCGTGCAGATGACATTGCGACGATCGATGGCGCCATTACGACGATGGATCAGAAGTTCTTTGACTATCGCCGCTATGACATGCTCAAGGTCGGCCGCTACAAGGTCAACAAGAAGCTCGGTGTTCTTGATCGTCTGGTCGGATACCGTCTGAAGTCGGATCTGGCCGGTGCCGACGGCAGTGTTGTCTTCAAGAAGAACCGCAAGATCACCAAGGCAGATCGTTCTCTGCTCCGTGATGAGTTCAACAAGGGCATTTCCTGCCGCGCACTGCCGTTCAAGCATGAATTCTCGCATCCTACGGTTGCCGAGATGCAGACGTCCTGGACGAAGGCTCTGGTCGGCCGTGTTCTTGCCGAAGATGTGGAAGGCAAGAAGCACTCCTGGCAGAAGGGGACGGTCATTACGCCGGAAGATGCCAAGCTGCTTGCCAAGGAAGCAGACAGCGTCAAGGTATGGTCCTGCGTATACGCAGACGGCATCGAAGTTACCAATGACAATGTCAGCGCTGTTCTCAACTACGGCAGCCGTCTCTATGTAATCGGCCGTGCAACCGTCGGCGGCGAAGATATCACCCGTGAAGACGGTACGGTTCTGGTTGGCCGTTACATCGTTGATGAGCCGGTCATGACGCTGACCGCGGATGATAAGAGTGCGATCGTCAATGCCGTCATGGATGGCAGAAAGGTTACGATCTGGCTTGTTGGCGCCTGTGTTCAGGAAGTGACGATCCTCAATGACGACGATACTCCTGTCAAGGTGATCGGCACCGATCCGCTGGGCGACAAGCACACGATCACGATGAGCGATATGTATGCGCTCTATGACTATCAGCTGACAATGCTGGACGGCATCGGTTCCGTTGATGATATTGATATGCTGGGCAACCGTCGTATTCGTACGGTTGGCGAACTGCTGCAGAACCAGTTCCGTGTCGGTCTTTCCCGCATGGAGCGCAACGTCAAGGAAAAGATGTCCATTGCGGATGCGTCCGGCATGACACCGAAGCAACTGACCAATACCAATCCGCTGAAGGCAGCGATGAAGGAATTCTTCTCTTCTTCGCAGCTGTCCCAGTTCATGGATCAGGAAAATCCGCTGGCCATGCTGTCGAACAAGCGCCGTATCTCTGCACTTGGTCCGGGCGGTCTGACGCGTGAGCGTGCAGGCTTCGAAGTCCGTGATATTCATAACTCGCACTATGGCCGTATCTGCCCGATTGAGACACCGGAAGGTCCGAACATCGGTCTGATCAACTATCTGGCAAGCTATGCCCGCATTGATGAGTACGGCTTCATCGAGACGCCGTACCGCCGTGTCGTCAATGGCTGCGTTACGAATGACATCGTGTACATGCCGGCTGATGAAGAGGCGGATCACGTTATTGCCCAGGCAATCAAGCTGGATGGTGATAAGATCGTCCCGGATGAAAACGGTACTGTTGTTGCCCGTATTGCCGGTGAAACCGTGAACGCAGATCTCAAGGATGTTGACTTCTGCGACGTTACGCCTATGCAGGTTGTTTCAGTCGCTACGGCCTGCGTTCCGTTCCTCGAAAACGATGATGGTCACCGTGCCCTCATGGGCGCGAACATGCAGCGGCAGGCAGTTCCTCTGCTGGATCCGCACTCCCCGTATGTCGGAACGGGTGTTGAGTACCGGATCGCACACGATTCCGGTGCCGCATGCCTCTCCACGACGGATGGTACCGTCACCTACGTCGATGCGGGCAAGATTGTCGTTACGGATGATCAGGGTGTGGAGCATACGTACGATCTGACGAAGTTCCGCCGCTCCAATGCAAGCACCTGCATCAATCAGCGTCCGATTGTTGAAGATGGCGAACATGTGACCCGCGGCGAGATTCTCGCCGATGGTCCGGCCATGAACAACGGTGAACTGGCGCTTGGTCAGAACGTTCTCGTCGCCTTCATGACATGGCATGGCTACAACTACGAGGATGCCATCATCATGAGTGAGCGCATGGTCCGTGATGATATCTATACGTCGGTTCATATTGAAGAATATGATCTGGAGTGCCGTGATACGAAGCTCGGCGCCGAAGAGATTACCCGTGATATTCCGAATGTCGCTGAGTCGGCATGCCGCAACCTGGATACGCGCGGCATCGTCATGGTCGGTGCGGAAGTCAAGGAAGGCGATATTCTCGTCGGTAAGGTGACGCCGAAGGGACAGAGCGAAGTGACGCCGGAAGAGAAGCTGCTGCTGGCGATCTTCGGTGAGAAGAGCCGCGAAGTCCGCGACAATTCCCTCAAGGTTCCGCACGGCGGCGCCGGCATTGTCCACAGTGTCCGCGTCTTCAACCGCAAGGAAGATCATGAGCTGGCTCCGGGTGTCAACGAGGTCGTCAAGGTATATGTCGCTCAGAAGCGTAAGATTACTGAGGGCGATAAGATGGCCGGCCGTCATGGCAACAAGGGTGTCATTTCAAGAATCAATCCGATCGAGGATATGCCGTTCATGGAAGACGGTACGCCGATCGACATTATGCTGAACCCGTTCGGTGTTCCTTCCCGTATGAACATTGGACAGGTGCTTGAGCTGCATCTGGGAATGGCTGCTTCGCGTCTTGGTGTGAAGTTTGCCGGTCCGGTCTTTGATGGCATCACAAGTGATGAACTGGATGACGTTATGAAGGAAGCAGGCGTCAAGTACAAGTATCTGCTCCGCGATGGTCAGACTGGTGAAGTGTTCGATGAGCCGATTTCCGTCGGTGTCATGTACATGATCAAGCTGGCGCACATGGTTGACGATAAGCTCCATGCACGTGCGACGGGTCCGTACTCTCTGGTTACGCAGCAGCCTCTCGGCGGTAAGGCGCAGAACGGCGGCCAGCGTTTCGGTGAAATGGAAGTCTGGGCTCTGGAAGCCTATGGCGCTGCCCATACGCTGCAGGAAATGATGACGGTCAAGTCCGACGATATCATGGGCCGTACAAAGACCTATGAAGCAATTGAAAAGGGCAGGGATCTGCCGGAGCCGGGTGTTCCGGAGTCGTTCCGTGTCATGGTCCATGAGCTGCAGGCTTTGGCTCTCGATGTTGAGATGATGGATGACGAAGGCAACATGATGGATCTGAAGCATCTGGAACAGGAAGAGCTCAAGGAAGAGACGACGCTTGATATGAGTCATCAGCGCATTGTAAACGATGTTCAGGAAAATCCGGGTGACCTTACGGTTCAGGATCAGAAGAATATCGAAGACAATCCGGAGGAAGCGGCTGTCGTCGGTTTAGGAGAAGAGGAATCCAGCAAGGAGGATAACGAATGA
- a CDS encoding class I SAM-dependent methyltransferase: MEDRHYFTDNSDLPADRREHSFFFSNQVFTFTTDLGVFSKSGVDQGTELLLNAVCRNPVSGSVLDLGCGYGTVGVVVKTLFPECAVTCVDINPRAVELAQLNAQRAHVEVDALVSDGFSAIGDRSFDLVITNPPIRAGKMIVYTFFEDAYMHLHEGGRLYAVVRRKQGADSAQKKLSSLFGNCEIALSKKGYRIFCCVKH; the protein is encoded by the coding sequence ATGGAGGACAGGCATTATTTTACGGATAATTCCGATCTGCCTGCAGACCGTCGTGAACACTCCTTCTTTTTTTCAAATCAGGTCTTCACATTTACAACCGACCTGGGTGTCTTTTCCAAGAGCGGCGTAGATCAGGGTACGGAACTGCTGTTGAATGCAGTATGCCGGAATCCTGTTTCCGGATCCGTACTGGATCTTGGCTGCGGCTATGGGACGGTTGGCGTTGTTGTAAAAACTCTGTTTCCGGAATGTGCAGTGACGTGCGTGGACATTAATCCGCGTGCCGTTGAGCTGGCGCAGCTGAATGCGCAGAGGGCTCATGTGGAAGTCGATGCTCTGGTATCCGATGGATTCAGCGCCATCGGGGACAGGAGCTTTGATCTTGTCATTACCAATCCCCCGATCCGGGCCGGAAAGATGATCGTATATACATTCTTCGAAGATGCATATATGCATCTGCATGAAGGCGGGCGGCTGTATGCCGTTGTACGCCGCAAGCAGGGAGCTGACAGCGCGCAGAAAAAACTGTCCAGTCTGTTCGGAAACTGTGAAATCGCTCTGAGCAAGAAGGGATATCGGATTTTTTGCTGTGTGAAGCATTGA
- a CDS encoding MATE family efflux transporter, whose protein sequence is MKKSAAELLDVENPSEKEVLSAVFRLALPAILAQIAETVMQYIDSAMVGQMGRNASASIGLVASSTWLFGGLMTACCFGFSVQVAQSIGAKDTQRAKNIFRQSIAASMLFAVILTAIGCLCAFYLPAWMKADMDIRPDATRYFLIFSLFIPVRLLYLLAASMLECSGNMKTPSFLGILMCALDVVFNAFLIFPGFSIGSLRLPGAGLGVTGAALGTALAYLTAAVGMFYAAAVKSPLLNLREKGSWKVEKKTLKKALDIGVPMAAEQAVLSFAQILYTRIISPLGAASIAAHSFAVTAESFCYLPGYGIGSAATTLVGQAAGARRRDLAKRFAWTAAILGMALMAACGLVMYAAAPQVFAFLTQDPEVQALGVQCLRIELHVEALFAASIVTAGALRGVGDTMVPFLMNLVSMWGIRLTLAWFLVQWMGLPGAWYAMAAEISARGVLFLIRLLRGKWLQMIPEPSGSSDAPAARD, encoded by the coding sequence ATGAAAAAATCTGCTGCCGAACTCCTCGACGTTGAAAATCCATCCGAAAAAGAAGTGCTGAGCGCTGTCTTCCGCCTCGCGCTTCCAGCCATTCTGGCCCAGATCGCAGAAACCGTGATGCAGTACATTGACAGTGCCATGGTCGGACAGATGGGGCGCAATGCGTCCGCATCCATTGGTCTGGTCGCAAGTTCCACCTGGCTGTTCGGCGGTCTGATGACCGCCTGCTGCTTTGGTTTCTCAGTGCAGGTTGCCCAGAGCATCGGCGCAAAAGATACGCAGCGTGCCAAAAACATCTTCCGCCAGTCGATTGCCGCCTCCATGCTGTTTGCCGTCATTCTTACGGCGATCGGCTGCCTGTGTGCCTTTTATCTTCCGGCATGGATGAAGGCTGACATGGACATCCGTCCCGATGCGACCCGCTACTTTCTGATCTTTTCACTCTTCATTCCGGTTCGTCTGCTGTACCTGCTCGCCGCCAGCATGCTGGAATGCTCAGGAAATATGAAGACGCCTTCGTTCCTCGGCATCCTGATGTGTGCCCTCGACGTTGTCTTCAATGCGTTCCTGATCTTCCCCGGTTTTTCGATCGGCTCCCTTCGCCTTCCGGGCGCAGGGCTTGGCGTCACCGGCGCCGCCCTGGGCACGGCCCTGGCGTATCTCACTGCGGCAGTTGGGATGTTCTATGCGGCTGCCGTGAAATCGCCGCTTCTGAATCTCAGAGAAAAAGGTTCCTGGAAGGTAGAAAAGAAGACGCTGAAGAAAGCACTCGATATCGGCGTTCCCATGGCGGCGGAACAGGCGGTGCTCTCCTTTGCCCAAATTCTCTATACAAGAATCATATCGCCACTCGGAGCTGCCTCGATCGCGGCTCACAGCTTTGCCGTCACGGCGGAAAGTTTCTGCTATCTGCCGGGCTACGGCATCGGATCCGCGGCGACGACACTCGTCGGTCAGGCAGCCGGGGCAAGGCGGCGTGATCTTGCCAAGCGCTTTGCCTGGACAGCAGCCATTCTCGGAATGGCACTGATGGCGGCGTGTGGACTGGTAATGTACGCGGCGGCTCCTCAGGTATTTGCATTCCTGACCCAGGATCCGGAAGTACAGGCACTGGGTGTTCAGTGTCTGCGCATTGAGCTTCATGTGGAAGCGCTCTTTGCGGCAAGCATCGTTACGGCAGGTGCTCTGCGCGGTGTCGGCGATACGATGGTGCCGTTCCTTATGAACCTGGTATCGATGTGGGGAATCCGTCTGACGCTGGCCTGGTTCCTGGTGCAGTGGATGGGGCTGCCCGGCGCATGGTATGCGATGGCGGCGGAAATCAGTGCCCGCGGCGTCCTGTTTCTGATCCGGCTGCTGCGGGGAAAGTGGCTTCAGATGATTCCGGAACCTTCTGGTTCTTCCGACGCTCCCGCCGCACGCGATTGA
- the rplL gene encoding 50S ribosomal protein L7/L12, whose amino-acid sequence MAITKEDILAYLDTATILDLNDLVKSIEEKYGVTAAAPVAAAAAPAEDAAAAAPKNVTVVMTSFGESKVAVIKVVRTITGLGLVEAKKLVDTVPAEIKKDVPAEEAENIKKQLTDAGATVELK is encoded by the coding sequence ATGGCTATTACAAAGGAAGATATTCTTGCTTATCTTGATACTGCTACAATTCTTGATCTCAACGATCTCGTAAAGTCCATTGAGGAGAAGTACGGCGTTACGGCTGCTGCTCCGGTTGCGGCTGCTGCTGCTCCGGCTGAGGATGCCGCTGCTGCTGCTCCGAAGAACGTTACGGTTGTTATGACGAGCTTCGGCGAGTCCAAGGTTGCTGTCATCAAGGTCGTTCGTACAATCACGGGTCTTGGCCTGGTTGAGGCTAAGAAGCTGGTTGATACGGTTCCGGCTGAGATCAAGAAGGATGTACCGGCTGAAGAGGCTGAGAACATCAAGAAGCAGCTGACCGATGCTGGCGCTACTGTTGAACTGAAGTAA
- a CDS encoding nucleoside kinase — translation MNLRIITPEGREYFRTDTGSARLKDIADSLQSECRYEILCARVNHETRRLTDSVESDCTIELLDLRTNEANLIYQFSLTLLFTLAVHEVLGRDVSVIVHNSLSKGLFITLKPAVFTEEDCQKIEAAMRDAVKKELPFTDLSLNREQMIDYAKTMNRQDQVRLLSSSPDIQQAHLFQVGQEAEIFYDELLPDTSYLKYFEVRRYKNGILLRFPHPSRPDEVPAFENQPLLYSAFSEETRWDRLMGIETAADLNEIMEDSEATRELVLLSEALHEKKISQLAQRIHDEKKRIILIAGPSSSGKTTFAKRLCIQLRVTGLRPVYLGTDDYFLERSETPLLENGKPDFESLRALDRELFNTQMNDLLAGKKVDIPYFNFVSGKKEYGKRIIRITDTQPLVIEGLHCLNPALTEQIPDDVKFRIYISPLTQLNIDAHNRIPTTDARMLRRIVRDAQFRSRDARLTINTWEEVRQGEDQNIFPFCDEADAFFNSTCLYELSVLKKYARPQLEAIDSSMPEYPEAQRMLRFLAFFKTMHDDSIIPNNSILREFIGGSVIAL, via the coding sequence ATGAATCTAAGAATCATTACCCCGGAAGGCAGAGAATATTTCCGCACAGATACGGGAAGTGCAAGGCTCAAGGACATTGCCGATTCGCTGCAGAGCGAGTGCAGATACGAGATCCTTTGCGCAAGAGTCAATCACGAAACACGCCGTCTTACCGACAGCGTTGAGAGTGACTGCACGATCGAACTGCTGGATCTGAGAACCAATGAAGCCAATCTGATCTACCAGTTTTCTTTGACGCTGCTGTTTACGCTCGCCGTGCACGAGGTGCTTGGTCGCGACGTTTCCGTCATCGTGCATAACAGTCTTTCCAAGGGGCTGTTCATTACGCTGAAGCCCGCAGTATTTACGGAAGAGGACTGTCAGAAAATAGAGGCGGCGATGCGCGATGCCGTAAAGAAGGAGCTTCCGTTTACCGATCTTTCGCTGAACCGCGAACAGATGATCGATTATGCCAAAACAATGAACAGGCAGGATCAGGTACGTCTGCTATCTTCCAGTCCTGACATTCAGCAGGCTCACCTGTTTCAGGTAGGGCAGGAGGCGGAGATCTTCTATGATGAACTTCTTCCGGACACATCCTATCTGAAGTACTTTGAAGTGCGCCGCTATAAGAACGGCATCCTGCTGCGGTTTCCGCATCCTTCCAGGCCGGATGAAGTACCCGCCTTTGAGAATCAGCCGCTGCTGTACTCTGCTTTTTCCGAAGAGACACGCTGGGATCGTCTGATGGGCATCGAGACGGCTGCCGACCTTAATGAAATCATGGAAGATTCCGAAGCCACCAGGGAACTTGTGCTGCTGTCGGAAGCGCTGCATGAAAAGAAGATTTCGCAGCTGGCACAGCGCATTCATGATGAAAAAAAGCGGATCATCCTGATTGCCGGTCCCTCGTCTTCGGGCAAGACAACCTTTGCCAAGCGGCTGTGCATTCAGCTGCGGGTGACGGGATTACGGCCGGTATACCTGGGGACAGACGATTATTTCCTTGAGCGCAGCGAGACGCCGCTGCTGGAAAACGGGAAGCCGGACTTCGAGTCGCTGCGGGCACTGGATCGGGAACTGTTCAATACGCAGATGAATGACCTGCTGGCGGGGAAGAAGGTTGATATTCCGTATTTCAACTTTGTCAGCGGGAAAAAGGAATACGGGAAACGGATCATCCGGATCACGGACACGCAGCCGCTGGTCATTGAAGGTCTGCACTGTCTCAATCCGGCTCTGACCGAACAAATTCCGGATGATGTGAAGTTCCGCATCTACATTTCGCCTTTGACCCAGCTGAACATCGATGCGCATAACCGCATTCCCACGACGGATGCACGCATGCTCAGAAGGATTGTCCGCGATGCCCAGTTCCGCAGCCGGGATGCGCGGCTGACCATCAATACCTGGGAAGAAGTGCGCCAGGGTGAGGATCAGAATATTTTTCCGTTCTGTGATGAAGCAGATGCCTTCTTCAACAGCACCTGTCTATATGAGCTGAGCGTGCTCAAGAAGTATGCCCGGCCGCAGTTGGAGGCGATTGACTCTTCGATGCCCGAGTATCCGGAGGCACAGCGGATGCTGCGGTTTCTTGCCTTCTTCAAGACGATGCATGATGATTCGATTATTCCGAACAATTCGATCCTGCGGGAATTTATCGGCGGATCGGTCATTGCCCTTTGA
- the rplJ gene encoding 50S ribosomal protein L10, with protein MNQAVLESKKNVVSEIQNKFTGSSSTVVAEYRGLSVAEVTELRRALMKENVELKVYKNTLASKAADAAGYGELSNVLTGPNAMAFGGDETGAARVMAKFAKKHKNLVLKGGIVEGKVVDLDTINALAALPNREGMLSMLLSVLQAPVSSFARVVKAVADAKPADGAAAPAESAPAAEAAEAK; from the coding sequence ATGAATCAGGCGGTTTTAGAGTCAAAAAAGAACGTTGTTTCTGAAATTCAGAACAAGTTCACCGGCTCTTCTTCCACGGTTGTCGCTGAGTACCGCGGCCTGAGCGTTGCTGAAGTCACCGAGCTGCGCAGAGCGCTGATGAAGGAGAATGTAGAGCTCAAGGTCTACAAGAACACTCTCGCTTCAAAGGCTGCTGACGCTGCAGGCTATGGTGAACTGAGCAATGTCCTGACAGGCCCGAACGCAATGGCATTCGGTGGAGATGAGACGGGGGCAGCCCGCGTCATGGCAAAGTTTGCCAAGAAGCACAAGAATCTGGTTCTCAAGGGCGGCATTGTTGAAGGAAAGGTTGTTGACCTGGATACCATCAATGCATTAGCTGCTCTGCCGAACAGAGAAGGAATGCTTTCGATGCTGCTGTCTGTCCTGCAGGCTCCGGTTTCTTCGTTCGCACGTGTCGTCAAGGCAGTTGCAGATGCGAAGCCGGCGGATGGTGCTGCGGCACCGGCAGAAAGTGCTCCGGCAGCAGAAGCTGCAGAAGCGAAGTGA